The Fictibacillus phosphorivorans genomic sequence TGTAGAACTCCGAAAAGCTTTATTTGGTTTTTTAAAAGCCCAGTTAACCTTGATCTCCATAACAGCTTGTATCGTATTAGTAGGCCTCTTGTTGTTGCGGATTGATTATGCAGTTACCATATCTGTACTGATCGGAGCGATTGATCTGCTACCCTACCTTGGAACAGGCGCTGTTTTTCTGCCGTGGATCGCGTACTGCTTCCTAACAGGAAATTACACTCTCACGATCGGTCTATCGATATTGTATGGAGTTGTTGTTATTCAACGACAGATCATGGAACCAAAGCTTCTATCTCAAACGATCGGACTTGATCCCCTCGCTACTTTAGTCTCTCTGTTTGCTGGGTTCCAGCTTCTAGGGTTTATCGGACTTATAATAGGACCTGTTATCCTAGTCGTTATTCGTGCCCTTTATGAAGCAAAGTTCTTTCATGAGATCTATCAATTTGTTATGAAGCCTATACACAAATAAAAAGAACGGATGCTTTAAGTGAGCATCGTTCTTTTTGTTTGATTGTTTTCATGTTCATTGTTGCTTTTGAAAGTAGTCGATTTCCATTACAGGCTGCTCGCTTTCCGCAGGGCAGGCGGTGAGCCACTTGCCGCTTTGCGCATTTAAGTGTCTCACCTGTCCAGTTGCAGCGGCTAGCCCCTCGAGATCAAAAGTTAAACGGACAAGAAGGCAAAGTGCGCCTTCCTAGCCCATTAAACTTTTGCTGGTCGGGGCTGAACGAGCCACTTTCACATTTCAGACTGACCGCTTGTCCCGCAGGAGTCTCGCACCTTTCACTCCAATCAACGGTCAAAGAAGAGTATACAAACAGACTTGAAAGCAAAAATCGTTTAGAAAACAGCCTCATATGATTTACAATGTTGATTCTGTCAGAAACTAGTAATTCTACCTTCTTTTTATGAAGTAAAACTGTCCTGATTGCATCTTTTGGAAGAGTTTTGCTTTCATCCACAACTTCACTGGCTTTCTTAGGGGAGGAATCAGTAAGAAGAAACCTAGAATGTCGGTTAAAAATCCAGGTGCTAAGAGTAATGCCCCACCGACTAGGATACATGCGCCATCAAGAACTGCCTCTCCTGGCATCTGACCGCTCTCCATCTGCATCTTCACCCGTTGCAGAGTCTGTAGCCCCTCTTTTTTGGCTAGATAAGCACCTAATATACCCGTGAAAAATATTCCAGCAATCGTCGCAGGAATGCCTATATATTGTCCAGCCAATATAAAGAGTCCTACCTCTATGGCAGGAATAAGAATAAAGATCGGTAATAGCTTACGAAACACTTAAACCACCGCTTTCGTTAAACATGTAATAAGGATCAAGCCTATTCCATTTTTTACGAATCAAAAAAGAGAAGGTTTCACCCTTCTCTTTTTCGTATCATTAGATAACGTTCTTTCTTCCATCATAGATATATCCAACAGAAGCATCGATTGTGATCTCTTGTCCATCTTTAAAGATATCAGTTGCATTTTGCAAACCAACGATAACCGGAATACTTAGCGATACTCCACATACAGCAGCATGGCTTGTTAATCCGCCTTCTTCTGTAATAACAGCAGATGCTTTTTCAAATGCACCAATCATATCACGGTCCGTCCCTACCGTTACTAGAATTGCACCTTCAGTCATCTTATCCATCGCTTCTTGAGCTGTTTTAGCTACAACTACTTTTCCTGAAGCAGATGATTGTCCGATTCCTTGAGCTTTAGCAAGCACATCACCAATGATGTGGACCTTCATTAAGTTTGTAGATCCAGATTCACCTACTGGTACACCTGCCGTGATCACAACAAGGTTTCCGTGTTGAACAGCTTCTGCTTTAAGCGCTGAATCAATTGCAATTTGGAACATTTCATCTGTTGTTCCAGCTTTTTCACCTTTAACTGGTGTTACTCCCCAAACAAGTGCAAGCTTACGGCAAACATCTTCGTTGCTTGTTACTGCGATGATAGGAGCTTTTGGACGATATTTTGAAATCATGCGAGCTGTTTGACCTTTTTCAGTAGCAGTAATAACTGCATCTGCATCTAGGTTAAGAGCTGTAAAGGAAACAGATTGAGAGATCGCATCTGTAATTGTCGTTTTGCTCTCTTTGCTTCTTGAAGATAATAATGTTTTATAGTTCAACGAGCTTTCTGCACGGCTTGCAATCTTATGCATGGTAAGAACCGCTTCAACTGGATAAGTACCAGCAGCTGTTTCACCTGATAGCATGATTGCATCAGTTCCGTCAAAGATCGCGTTTGCTACGTCACTCGCTTCAGCACGCGTTGGGCGCGGGTTACGTTGCATAGAATCTAACATTTGAGTTGCCGTAATAACTGGTTTTCCAAGCTCGTTACACTTCTTGATCAACATTTTTTGAACAAGAGGTACTTCTTCTGCTGGAATCTCAACACCTAGGTCTCCACGTGCTACCATCAGACCATCAGAAACAGCAAGAATCTCATCGATATTGTCTACACCCTCTTGGTTCTCGATCTTCGGGATGATTTGAATATGGTTTGCATTATGTCGGTCTAGGATCTCACGAATTTCAAGAACATCTGTTGCACGACGTACGAATGAAGCGGCAATAAAATCAACACCTTGTTCAATACCAAACTCGATATCTTTTGCATCTTTGTCTGTGATACCAGGAAGTTTCACGCTTACGTTAGGTACGTTTACACCTTTTTTGTTCTTTAATGTACCGGAGTTTAAGATTTTTGTAGTCAATTCTTTTTCGCCGATCGCTGTTACTTCAAGTTCGATCAGTCCGTCATCAAGAAGGATTCTTGATCCTACATGTACGTCTTCAACAAGACCTGGGTATGTTACAGAAATCTTTTTGTCGTTACCCACTACTTCTTCCATAGAAACGATCAATTCGTTCCCAGCTACAAGTTCTGCAACTCCACCTTCTAATGTTTGAGTGCGGATTTCAGGTCCCTTCGTATCTAAAAGGATCGCAACTGTTTTTCCAAGCTCTTTAGATGCTTCACGAATGTTGATGATTCGTTGACCATGCTCATCAAAATCACCGTGGGAGAAATTAAGGCGGGAAACGTTCATCCCAGCATTCATTAATTCTTTTAACTTATCAATACTTTCGCTTGCCGGTCCTATCGTACAAACGATTTTTGTTTTGCGCATCATGTAAATGGCCTCCTGGTTTTCTTTTTTCGCAGAAAGGCATCGTAAGGTTTCTGCAGTCAAACTGCAGCCGTACGATGCATTAAGCAGATTATATAGATAATTCTTGTGATAATTTATACATTTGCTTATCTATTGAATGTTTTCTAGATAATACTTCTGTAATGTCATAATCAACAAGTTTGTTATTTTCAATACCTACTGTCCGTCCAGCTTTACCTTCTAATAAGAGTTCAACCGCTTGCGCACCAAGACGGCTTGCTAGTACACGGTCAAAAGCTGTAGGGGAACCACCACGTTGAATGTGACCCAGAACAGTAACCCTTGTTTCGAAGTCTGAAAGCCTTTCGATCTCTTTAGCAACATCAACGCCGCTTCCACAACCTTCAGCGACAATAATGATACTGTGTTTCTTTCCACGCTCGTGTCCTCGCTGTAGCTTTTGAACGACTTGATCCATCTTGTGATCTTCTTCAGGAATGAGGATCGTCTCAGCACCATCTGCAAGTCCAGCCCATAGAGCTAAGTCACCAGCGTCACGTCCCATTACTTCAATGATATAAGTACGCTCATGTGAGGTAGCCGTGTCACGGATCTTATCGATTGCATCGATAATCGTATTTAATGCTGTATCAAAACCAATCGTGAAATCTGTACCCGGGATGTCATTATCAATCGTTCCAGGAACACCAATCGTTGGATAACCTTGTTCAGACAATTTCTTAGCACCTTGAAAAGATCCGTCCCCACCAATAACAACTAATCCTTCGATACCGAATTTCTTTAACTGTTCGATACCTTTTTGTTGTCCTTCTGGTGTTTTGAACTCTAAACAACGTGCCGAATGAAGCATTGTGCCTCCACGATGTATAATATCCCCAACAGATCCTAATTCTAGTTTTTTAATATTCCCCGAAATTAGTCCTGCATAACCATTGTATATCCCATAAACTTCTAAGTCATGGTAGATTCCTTTTCGAACAACTGCCCGAATCGCAGCGTTCATGCCTGGTGAATCGCCACCACTTGTTAGAACTCCTATCCGCTTCATGAAACCTTTCACCTCTCTAGTTCTCTCGTCTTATTAAAATATCATGTTCAAATGTTGAACACAATAGACAACAATAGGCAAAAAAATGCGCCTTTCTACAAGCAGAAAGGCACATTCCCTATTTAACAACAATGGAATCGTTTACAAACCCAAATTGTCCGATTTTTTTATATTTTTCATAGCGTTGATTTATGAGCTCTTCTTCAGACAACGAGAGTAAAGAATTTAATGAAGTTTCCAAAACCTGGTCGATCAATTCCGCTTGATGTTTCGCGTCTTTATGTGCTCCACCCTTCACTTCTTCAATGATCTCATCAATAATTCCTAACTCTTTTAAGTCTGGGGCAGTAATTCTCATAGATTCTGCTGCTTTTTTTGCCATGGAAGCGTCTTTCCAAAGAATGGCGGCTGCGCCTTCTGGAGAGATAACAGAATAAGTTGAGTTCTCGAGCATGTGTACGTAATTTCCCACACCTAACGCTAATGCTCCACCGCTTCCGCCTTCTCCGATCACAACACAAATAACAGGAACAGTTAACCCAGCCATCTCAACTAAATTACGAGCGATCGCTTCACTCTGTCCTCTTTCCTCAGCTGCTTTTCCTGGATATGCTCCCTTTGTATCAATAAAACAGATAATAGGTCTATTAAACTTCTCGGCTTGTT encodes the following:
- a CDS encoding FxsA family protein gives rise to the protein MFRKLLPIFILIPAIEVGLFILAGQYIGIPATIAGIFFTGILGAYLAKKEGLQTLQRVKMQMESGQMPGEAVLDGACILVGGALLLAPGFLTDILGFFLLIPPLRKPVKLWMKAKLFQKMQSGQFYFIKRR
- the pyk gene encoding pyruvate kinase, which codes for MRKTKIVCTIGPASESIDKLKELMNAGMNVSRLNFSHGDFDEHGQRIINIREASKELGKTVAILLDTKGPEIRTQTLEGGVAELVAGNELIVSMEEVVGNDKKISVTYPGLVEDVHVGSRILLDDGLIELEVTAIGEKELTTKILNSGTLKNKKGVNVPNVSVKLPGITDKDAKDIEFGIEQGVDFIAASFVRRATDVLEIREILDRHNANHIQIIPKIENQEGVDNIDEILAVSDGLMVARGDLGVEIPAEEVPLVQKMLIKKCNELGKPVITATQMLDSMQRNPRPTRAEASDVANAIFDGTDAIMLSGETAAGTYPVEAVLTMHKIASRAESSLNYKTLLSSRSKESKTTITDAISQSVSFTALNLDADAVITATEKGQTARMISKYRPKAPIIAVTSNEDVCRKLALVWGVTPVKGEKAGTTDEMFQIAIDSALKAEAVQHGNLVVITAGVPVGESGSTNLMKVHIIGDVLAKAQGIGQSSASGKVVVAKTAQEAMDKMTEGAILVTVGTDRDMIGAFEKASAVITEEGGLTSHAAVCGVSLSIPVIVGLQNATDIFKDGQEITIDASVGYIYDGRKNVI
- the pfkA gene encoding 6-phosphofructokinase; the encoded protein is MKRIGVLTSGGDSPGMNAAIRAVVRKGIYHDLEVYGIYNGYAGLISGNIKKLELGSVGDIIHRGGTMLHSARCLEFKTPEGQQKGIEQLKKFGIEGLVVIGGDGSFQGAKKLSEQGYPTIGVPGTIDNDIPGTDFTIGFDTALNTIIDAIDKIRDTATSHERTYIIEVMGRDAGDLALWAGLADGAETILIPEEDHKMDQVVQKLQRGHERGKKHSIIIVAEGCGSGVDVAKEIERLSDFETRVTVLGHIQRGGSPTAFDRVLASRLGAQAVELLLEGKAGRTVGIENNKLVDYDITEVLSRKHSIDKQMYKLSQELSI
- the accA gene encoding acetyl-CoA carboxylase carboxyl transferase subunit alpha, coding for MAAELEFERPIHELEKKIAELKSFMDEKDIDLTDEIKRLEEKLSNLENSTYSEMKPWDRVQIARHAERPTTLDYINYLFTDFIELHGDRLFGDDEAIVGGVAFYKELPITIIGHQRGKDTKENLRRNFGMPHPEGYRKALRLMKQAEKFNRPIICFIDTKGAYPGKAAEERGQSEAIARNLVEMAGLTVPVICVVIGEGGSGGALALGVGNYVHMLENSTYSVISPEGAAAILWKDASMAKKAAESMRITAPDLKELGIIDEIIEEVKGGAHKDAKHQAELIDQVLETSLNSLLSLSEEELINQRYEKYKKIGQFGFVNDSIVVK